A DNA window from Engystomops pustulosus chromosome 10, aEngPut4.maternal, whole genome shotgun sequence contains the following coding sequences:
- the BAP1 gene encoding ubiquitin carboxyl-terminal hydrolase BAP1 — translation MCLSLCFRRAVTSEPGRHGGDNMNKGWLELESDPGLFTLLVEDFGVKGVQVEEIYDLQSKCPGPVYGFIFLFKWIEERRSRRKVSTLLDDTSVMEDEVVNNMFFAHQLIPNSCATHALLSVLLNCSGVHLGPTLSRIKDFTKGFSPESKGYAIGNAPELAKAHNSHARPEPRHLPEKQNGISAVRTMEAFHFVSYVPIKGRLFELDGLKVYPIDHGPWAEDEEWTDKARRVIMERIGLATAGEPYHDIRFNLMAVVPDRRLKYESRLNILKMNRQTVLEALQQLIRVTQPELIQTQKPSESQNTEESKAKSAANQEGANTANPASNPADVAGPVLRGPTTNTYSKHAAPHNGATAQPPRLPAFLDNHNYAKSPMQEEEDLAAGVGRSRGIPPPSPDSEEEEDEETETTARPPNLQGYKRRSSESLPPPPGPDLPANVLAEKLKETQKELSSPLSIKTAPPTAPHSQPSPTPSNESTDTASEIGSAFNSPLRSPLRSANPTRPSSPVTSHLSKVLFGEEEPLSRLDSVRYNRAVRELGPLVGTGILHLSRDGHLCTLSRIDSSKISPKISKLEEGRETSESDGSLRCKAPEAPVGDRFSPKELLALLKCVEAEISTSEACLREELEKRKKFKIDDQRRTHNYDEFICAFISMLAQEGMLASLVEQNISVRRRQGVSIGRLHKQRKPDRRKRSRPYKAKRQ, via the exons GGCTCTTCACGTTGCTGGTGGAGGATTTTG GTGTGAAGGGCGTCCAGGTGGAGGAGATCTATGACCTGCAGAGCAAGTGCCCGGG GCCGGTTTATGGCTTCATCTTCTTATTTAAATGGATCGAGGAGCGTCGCTCGCGCAGGAAGGTGTCCACGCTGCTGGACGACACCTCGGTCATGGAGGACGAGGTGGTCAACAACATGTTCTTCGCCCATCAG CTGATCCCTAATTCTTGCGCCACCCACGCCCTCCTGAGTGTCCTCCTGAACTGCAGCGGGGTGCACCTGGGGCCGACGCTCAGCCGCATCAAGGACTTCACCAAGGGCTTCAGCCCGGAG agTAAAGGCTACGCCATTGGAAACGCTCCGGAGCTCGCCAAAGCGCACAACAGCCATGCCAG GCCGGAGCCGCGTCATCTGCCGGAGAAGCAGAACGGCATCAGCGCGGTGCGCACCATGGAGGCCTTTCACTTTGTCAGTTACGTCCCCATTAAGGGGCGACTATTCGAGCTGGACGGCCTAAAGGTTTACCCTATAGATCACG GTCCCTGGGCGGAGGACGAGGAGTGGACGGACAAGGCTCGTAGGGTGATCATGGAGAGGATCGGCCTGGCCACAGCAGG GGAGCCGTATCACGACATCCGCTTCAATCTGATGGCCGTGGTCCCCGACCGGAGGTTGAAGTACGAGAGTCGCCTCAATATCCTAAAGATGAACCGCCAGACGGTGCTGGAGGCGTTACAGCAG CTGATCCGGGTGACGCAGCCAGAACTGATCCAGACCCAGAAACCCTCCGAGAGTCAGAACACTGAGGAGTCCAAGGCAAAGTCTGCTGCAAACCAGGAGGGGGCAAACACGGCCAATCCAGCGAGTAACCCTGCAG ATGTGGCCGGACCGGTCCTGCGGGGACCTACCACAAACACCTACAGTAAACACGCGGCTCCTCATAACGGGGCCACGGCACAGCCCCCCCGGCTCCCCGCATTCCTGGATAACCACAACTACGCCAAGTCACCCATGCAG GAAGAAGAAGATTTGGCGGCAGGTGTAGGAAGATCCCGAGGAATCCCACCGCCCTCCCCAGActctgaggaagaggaggatgaggaaacgGAGACAACTGCAAGACCCCCCAACCTGCAAGG GTACAAGAGGAGGAGCTCGGAGTCTCTGCCGCCGCCTCCAGGTCCTGACCTTCCCGCTAACGTCTTGGCTGAGAAGTTGAAGGAAACGCAGAAAGAACTGTCCTCCCCCCTCTCTATAAAGACGGCGCCCCCCACTGCTCCGCACTCTCAGCCGTCCCCGACCCCCAGCAACGAGAGTACAGACACGGCTTCCGAAATCGGCAGCGCCTTCAACtcccccctgcgctcccctctgAGGTCAGCCAACCCCACCCGCCCCTCCAGCCCCGTCACCTCGCACCTCTCTAAGGTCCTGTTTGGGGAGGAGGAGCCCCTCTCACGTTTAGACTCTGTTCGCTACAACCGTGCGGTGCGGGAGCTGGGACCGCTGGTGGGGACCGGGATCCTGCACCTCagccgagacgggcacctctgtACACTCAGCCGAATCG ATTCCTCGAAAATCTCCCCTAAAATCAGTAAACTGGAAGAAGGAAGAGAAACGTCGGAGTCGGACGGATCCTTGCGCTGCAAAGCCCCGGAAGCTCCAGTAGGGGACAGGTTTTCTCCGAAG GAGCTCCTGGCTCTGCTGAAGTGCGTGGAAGCGGAAATCTCCACCTCCGAGGCTTGTCTGAGGGAAGAGCTGGAAAAGCGCAAGAAATTCAAG ATCGATGACCAGAGGAGGACACACAACTACGACGAGTTCATCTGCGCCTTCATCTCCATGCTGGCTCAGGAAG GGATGCTGGCCAGTTTGGTGGAGCAGAACATATCGGTGAGGAGACGGCAGGGGGTCAGCATCGGTCGCCTGCACAAGCAGAGGAAGCCGGACCGCCGCAAGCGCTCTCGCCCCTACAAGGCCAAGCGCCAGTGA